The following nucleotide sequence is from Solea senegalensis isolate Sse05_10M linkage group LG19, IFAPA_SoseM_1, whole genome shotgun sequence.
catttgttaaaaaagtataaattatccaataaatttggttccacttcacgattgtgtcccacttgttgatTCCtgacaaaaaatttcaattttatatctttatgtctgaagcctcaaatgtggcaaaaggttgaaaagttcaagggggccggatactttcacaaggcactgtatatattcaaatcttttaaatgtacttaagACAATGGCCTTGTTTTACAGACGCCAATATGTTTCTACAGTAAGAGACATAAGCTTAAAGAACATCTTTAATAGCATGCAAGCCACTGTATTTAGCAAAGGACCCCTCCAAAAATATCCTCCAACAGAACACAGAGTATTTATTCATTCGTGGTACAACGTCTCCTCATTTTAAGCCAATCTGTGCAACACAAGATAACATTTAGTAGATCCCTCCGATACATGAAATTAATCATTTCTGTTGTGGAAAACCAtacacaaagcaacacaagaAAGAGGAGTGCATTTATCGCTGGCTGCCAATCACCGAGATCTGATGTAATGCTGCCCTCAAGTGACAGCTTTAAATacaacagtgaaatattcagtggaaaaatgaaagacagacaACAGTGACATGGCTAGATGGTGACAGAAATTAATCTTCCCAATTATACtttcacaataaataataaataaaattggaataacaagaaaacaaaatcaaacaccagTTTTTACACACCTACCTATTTAcaaagggtttttttcttcattccaCTGTGTCAGTCACCATCTGCAACAACATCTTTACATTATGTATATTTACTCACTGGTTATATTGTTATAAGGagaaaataatttctttgtaGTGAAAATATTTTAGGTCActtcatacaaaataaaattaaaatgtcagtgtagGGTGAAAAggtaagttaaagttaaagaatACAGCCCAGAACCATTTGACTTCATTAAACTAAAATCTAAGAAGGCACAACTCATATATAGTTATTTATAGTCATTTTTCAATGACTATAAAGTAACGTTTTTAAAGGAAAGCTGAGAGTTGCTATTGGTTAACACCAACAGACAAGGACACCACATTACAGCAGTTCTTTTTTTAGTAGTATTCAACTCCCCAAAATGAAACATTGCACTGCTTTGTGGCAGTTTAGTTATGTTAATggggtggacacacacacacacacacacactcattcatcatcGATCAGTTTCTCAGCACCATTCTCCACTTGTCTGCCAGTgctgcctcctccctcctctctgcctcttccatcctccccctcctcctcttcctcctcatcatcattgtAAGAGAGTGACTGGCAACTGTAGTTGATCATCGTGCGGGACAGGTCCACTTCGATGGGAAAGACATCTGCCTCTTTCAGAACAGCATAGCACTCGTCGTAGTAATGCGACATGCCTGAGACGAAGCGCTGCAGCTGGAACACAATATCCTGGACTGTGGACGAAGACGAGAAGAAGTAATGAAAAACTGACTGTGCTAATGATATTAAATGAGGTGACTGGAGACAGGCTAAGCTAGTCACTTTAGAACATGTTTTAAGCACTTTTAAAGTGTTTCTGCTCCATAACGTTCCATGAAATGAAGAGCGACAGAAGAGTGCATGCACAGCAAAGGGCCGATAGCCAGGCTTGAACCCAAGACACTGCAGCAAGCCACAGCTTTCAAGCGCCCTCTCTACCAGGTGAGTCCCAACACCACTTAAACTCacacatcttgttttaaatattaaatgacatGAGCAAAAGCCTGACTTTTTGTATATGTGACACAATACAGcctaaaataaaatcaagaaaaTGCTCAAACAATAACAGACCATGTTTCTGATCTAGCAGCTCTATCTTCTCCAGAACATCCTTCCTCATTTTGGCGAAGCGTGCACGAGCTTCCTGCCGACACCGCAGCACCAGACGGTACTCATAGTTGCCAGTGCTCACACGATACAGAGGCTCCCCCATTGCCTGCAGGAAGAACCATTTCAACAACCAATTCACTACttcacattaaaaccagtttagTAATAATACAACCtagtgagtgactgtgagtaACAACTTTGCACCTGTTTGCAAAAAACGATTCAAAGGGCTACTCACAATACTGCTGTATTCCTCATCATCCATTTCCTTCACCTTCAGACAGTATGACTGAAcgacacaagaaaataaatgtattacttGGATGACAGTGAAGACACACTTGTTTAGTGCTGTGTCATTCAccagaacaacaaaacatgtcGCTTTACCAGATACTCAAACTTCACATCCAGGTACTTGCGAATGGTGAGCTTTGTGTCAGGTATGGCCTTGTGAAGGTACGTGTTCAGGTCATGGAGCATCTGTATGAGACAATCAGGGGTTTCATAAGACAGCAGACAAACCATATGAACACATGCTGTATGTGTTGGACACATGCAGTTGTCTGCTTTTTAACTTCCTTgcataatgtttgttttcacagagtaaaaaaaagcattttcctACGTGACCGGCCAGagctgtttaaaaaacaactatgtCAATCCAAACTCTAAACTATACTCACTGGTTTAATGGTCTTCAGTAGCTGAATTCCATATTTCTCAATGTTGCGGTGGGCATCTGCAAACTTAACAAATGCCTTACTGGCTGCAGCCTGGGGCTCTCTGACTCCAATGACAGAGAAAACGTCACCAAATGCTGAAAGGACATGTAATTA
It contains:
- the pick1 gene encoding PRKCA-binding protein — translated: MDYELEEDKLGIPTVPGTVCLTKDANNLIGISIGGGAQYCPCLYIVQVFDNTPAALDGTLAAGDEITGVNGKPVKGKTKVEVAKMIQAVQGEATIHYNKLQADPKQGKSLDIVLKKVKHRLVENMSSGTADALGLSRAILCNDGLVKRLEELEKTAELYKGLMEHTKRLLRAFFELSQTHRAFGDVFSVIGVREPQAAASKAFVKFADAHRNIEKYGIQLLKTIKPMLHDLNTYLHKAIPDTKLTIRKYLDVKFEYLSYCLKVKEMDDEEYSSIAMGEPLYRVSTGNYEYRLVLRCRQEARARFAKMRKDVLEKIELLDQKHVQDIVFQLQRFVSGMSHYYDECYAVLKEADVFPIEVDLSRTMINYSCQSLSYNDDEEEEEEGEDGRGREEGGGSTGRQVENGAEKLIDDE